A genomic segment from Clostridium pasteurianum BC1 encodes:
- a CDS encoding helix-turn-helix domain-containing protein, translating to MLQSQIRKLRMEAGLQPEEAMEKLKISYSFLNKIELGDRRPGRDLIKRMSKVYGCSVDIIYNAIDEGVCQKC from the coding sequence ATGCTACAGAGTCAAATAAGAAAATTAAGAATGGAAGCTGGTTTGCAGCCAGAAGAAGCTATGGAAAAACTTAAAATAAGCTATAGCTTCCTTAATAAAATAGAGTTAGGGGATAGACGACCTGGAAGAGATTTAATTAAAAGAATGAGCAAGGTATATGGATGTTCTGTAGATATTATATACAATGCCATAGATGAAGGAGTGTGTCAAAAATGTTAA
- the tsaE gene encoding tRNA (adenosine(37)-N6)-threonylcarbamoyltransferase complex ATPase subunit type 1 TsaE: MEFIVNNENMTMELGKKLGSLLNPGDIICLNGELGTGKTHFTKGVAKGLLIEDYITSPTFNIVNEYNGRLKLYHFDVYRVNDPDEIYAIGFDEYIFSDAVNIIEWSIYIEELIPKEHISVIIEKLPEKGDNYRKIVLNYCGDRYNYVKGITL, from the coding sequence ATGGAATTTATAGTTAACAATGAAAATATGACTATGGAACTTGGGAAAAAATTAGGTTCTCTTTTAAATCCTGGAGATATAATATGCTTAAATGGGGAACTTGGTACAGGTAAGACTCATTTCACTAAAGGAGTTGCCAAAGGTCTTCTAATAGAAGATTATATAACAAGCCCTACATTCAACATCGTTAATGAATACAATGGAAGATTAAAATTATATCATTTTGATGTATATAGAGTGAATGATCCTGACGAAATATATGCAATAGGCTTTGATGAATACATTTTTAGTGATGCTGTAAACATAATAGAATGGTCAATTTATATTGAAGAGCTTATTCCCAAGGAGCATATATCTGTTATAATAGAAAAGCTTCCTGAAAAAGGTGATAATTACAGAAAAATAGTACTAAATTATTGTGGCGATAGATACAATTATGTAAAGGGGATTACACTATGA
- a CDS encoding DUF975 family protein, translating to MYISEIKSKAKESLRGRKGKAALATFLYYLIVISIPEIINFIIRSTIGNTPADIIAPIVSIVWSSIFLIGFYKYFISYSDRDKDTKINLLFSEFHSFYKALGFQLLVSIAIAILYLILGLIGFIIVQFNDFNALSIIILIILILIGIIGTIYISLRVVFSVIIIAEDKSIGVIESIKISLKLTKGYVWKLFLTGLSFIGWIILVGITFGIVGLYVIPYMQLTYINFYFELKNKNLESNV from the coding sequence ATGTATATTAGTGAAATAAAATCAAAAGCAAAAGAAAGTTTAAGGGGTAGAAAAGGAAAGGCAGCTTTGGCAACATTTCTTTATTATTTAATTGTAATATCTATTCCAGAGATAATAAATTTTATTATAAGAAGTACAATAGGTAATACACCAGCGGATATAATTGCCCCAATCGTATCCATTGTATGGTCTTCAATATTTTTAATTGGATTTTATAAATATTTTATAAGCTATTCTGATAGAGATAAGGATACAAAAATTAATTTATTATTTTCAGAATTTCATTCTTTTTATAAAGCACTTGGATTTCAGTTATTAGTGAGTATAGCTATTGCTATTCTTTATTTAATATTAGGTCTAATAGGATTTATAATAGTTCAATTTAATGATTTTAATGCTCTATCAATAATTATTTTAATTATCCTCATTTTAATCGGAATTATAGGAACTATTTATATATCGTTGAGAGTAGTATTTTCTGTTATAATCATAGCAGAGGACAAATCAATTGGTGTTATAGAATCTATAAAAATAAGTTTAAAATTGACAAAAGGATATGTATGGAAGTTATTTTTAACAGGTCTTAGTTTTATCGGATGGATTATATTAGTTGGTATAACCTTTGGGATAGTTGGATTATATGTAATACCATATATGCAGCTGACGTATATTAATTTCTATTTTGAATTAAAAAATAAAAACTTAGAGAGTAATGTATAA
- the rimI gene encoding ribosomal protein S18-alanine N-acetyltransferase, with protein MSDLVVCPFEEKYIDSILSIEKLSFTDPWSKDSMERELNNNFARYVVVKLNDKVIGYGGMWIILDEGHITNIAVAPEYRCIGAGKLILKSLINICKKEKVISLTLEVRVSNTIAQGLYSKFGFVTEGIRKNYYADNNENALIMWKRDI; from the coding sequence ATGAGTGATTTAGTAGTTTGCCCTTTCGAAGAAAAATATATAGATTCTATTCTGTCTATAGAGAAACTAAGTTTCACAGATCCTTGGAGCAAAGATTCCATGGAAAGAGAACTTAACAATAACTTTGCGAGATACGTAGTTGTTAAACTCAATGATAAAGTTATAGGCTATGGTGGTATGTGGATAATCTTAGACGAAGGACATATTACAAATATTGCAGTTGCACCTGAATACAGATGTATTGGTGCTGGAAAACTTATACTGAAATCTCTTATAAATATTTGTAAAAAAGAAAAAGTTATTTCTCTTACTCTGGAAGTGAGAGTATCTAATACAATTGCACAAGGCCTTTATAGCAAATTTGGCTTTGTAACAGAGGGTATAAGAAAAAATTATTATGCTGATAACAATGAAAATGCTCTTATAATGTGGAAAAGGGATATATAA
- a CDS encoding helix-turn-helix domain-containing protein codes for MYGKIIKKLRKEKKLTQEDLAKLINFKSGSAIGMIEREERELNLEALNKLSEIFNVSIDYILGKTSEKFPGEIEETTKDLQTLIKSKLEKLPKDKKEKAIKDMMKILNDADK; via the coding sequence ATGTATGGAAAAATAATTAAAAAACTTAGGAAAGAAAAAAAATTAACCCAAGAAGACTTAGCTAAGCTTATTAACTTTAAAAGTGGTTCAGCTATTGGAATGATTGAAAGAGAAGAAAGAGAATTAAATTTAGAAGCATTAAATAAATTAAGTGAAATTTTCAATGTATCTATTGATTACATATTAGGAAAAACATCCGAAAAATTTCCTGGAGAAATTGAGGAGACAACTAAAGATCTTCAAACTTTAATAAAATCTAAATTAGAAAAACTTCCTAAAGATAAAAAAGAAAAGGCTATAAAAGATATGATGAAAATATTAAATGATGCTGATAAGTAG
- the tsaB gene encoding tRNA (adenosine(37)-N6)-threonylcarbamoyltransferase complex dimerization subunit type 1 TsaB, which translates to MRVLSIDSATEAATCAVIEDERLLGEITFNYKKQHSIILMTIIDNLLKNINTDINTIDGFVISKGPGSFTGLRIGMATVKGLSQGSNKPFISISSLDALAYNMAYTPGIICPILDALRGNVYTALYQFEENNLNRLTDYKIISLEELLVFVKEQNKSITFIGDGIKLFKEQILKYLPEASFAPSHLNLVRSSALGELGLKRLLQGENDNLYDSAPIYIRKSQAEREYEKRTGKSIDE; encoded by the coding sequence ATGAGAGTTTTAAGTATAGATTCAGCTACAGAGGCTGCAACCTGCGCTGTTATTGAAGATGAAAGACTTTTGGGAGAAATCACTTTCAATTACAAAAAACAACATTCCATTATTTTAATGACTATAATTGACAACTTGCTAAAAAATATAAACACAGATATAAACACTATAGATGGTTTTGTAATTTCAAAAGGTCCTGGCTCCTTTACAGGCCTTAGAATTGGTATGGCTACAGTTAAAGGGTTAAGTCAGGGTTCCAATAAGCCTTTTATAAGCATCTCAAGCCTAGATGCTCTAGCCTATAATATGGCCTATACCCCTGGTATTATATGCCCTATATTAGACGCTTTAAGAGGTAATGTGTACACTGCATTATACCAATTCGAAGAAAATAACCTGAATAGATTAACAGATTACAAAATTATATCTTTAGAGGAGCTTTTAGTCTTTGTTAAAGAACAAAACAAGTCCATTACATTTATTGGTGACGGAATAAAATTATTTAAAGAACAAATATTAAAATATCTTCCAGAGGCAAGTTTTGCTCCTAGCCATCTAAATCTAGTTAGATCGTCAGCTTTAGGGGAACTTGGTCTTAAAAGATTGCTTCAAGGCGAAAATGATAATTTATATGATTCAGCTCCCATATATATAAGAAAATCTCAGGCGGAAAGAGAGTATGAAAAAAGGACAGGTAAAAGTATAGATGAGTGA
- a CDS encoding ECF transporter S component yields MKSTKLNIMTKTAILSVIGFLIMFIEVPIPIFPSFLKIDVSDLPALIGAFALGPVAGIIIELLKNILHGIFNGQTAFIGEFANFVVGAIFVGVAGAIYKRKKTRTNALIGLAIGTIVMSIGAGILNYFVILPLYETVLHFPISAVVGMGSKLNPAIKNLNTFIVFSILPFNLIKGVIASVITMAVYKAVSPLIHKEAEKIEAVQNKA; encoded by the coding sequence ATGAAAAGTACAAAGCTTAATATCATGACCAAAACAGCAATACTGAGTGTTATAGGTTTTTTAATTATGTTTATTGAAGTACCTATACCAATATTTCCGTCATTTTTAAAAATTGATGTAAGTGATTTGCCAGCACTTATAGGGGCATTTGCACTAGGACCTGTTGCAGGAATTATAATTGAATTATTGAAGAATATATTACATGGTATCTTTAATGGACAAACTGCTTTTATAGGAGAATTTGCAAATTTTGTAGTAGGTGCAATATTTGTGGGAGTGGCAGGAGCAATATATAAGAGAAAGAAAACAAGAACTAATGCTTTAATTGGGTTAGCTATAGGCACTATAGTAATGTCAATTGGAGCTGGTATTCTTAATTATTTTGTAATACTTCCACTTTATGAAACTGTGCTTCATTTTCCGATTAGTGCAGTGGTAGGTATGGGATCAAAACTTAATCCCGCTATAAAGAATTTAAATACCTTTATAGTATTTTCAATACTTCCTTTTAACCTAATAAAAGGTGTGATAGCTTCAGTAATAACAATGGCCGTTTATAAGGCTGTATCACCATTAATTCACAAGGAAGCAGAGAAGATAGAAGCAGTGCAGAATAAAGCTTAA
- a CDS encoding metal ABC transporter substrate-binding protein codes for MKKLICLFFLSIIIILQSACDKNININSNTENNKKVIKNLDIMITNKYLYNIVKDIAGDNNNLEFMLKSENEDFTYTDDSILNVGKQDLFIYTGAGFENWIDDFLSKVDKSKVSIINSSRGVSLLTYNDKNSKSYGQKNPYYWMDIDNYRTMLLNIKNAIEEKDPKNRNEYETNFRNSIKNVDEYGNIIKDITSKMSEYTVITDTDRFDYLLKSQNLKSIKFYRNDQGNISPEDNQRVSTEKDSGRKLCFIYDDDKDLQQNKDIIDRYGIQPIKLTVYNPNMSYIDMLKSNIESFKNAAK; via the coding sequence TTGAAAAAACTAATCTGCTTATTTTTTTTATCTATAATAATTATATTGCAGAGTGCCTGTGATAAGAACATAAATATTAATTCAAATACAGAAAATAATAAAAAAGTTATAAAAAATTTAGATATTATGATAACTAATAAATATCTTTACAATATAGTAAAAGATATTGCAGGTGACAATAATAATTTGGAATTTATGTTAAAAAGTGAAAATGAAGATTTTACATATACTGACGATAGCATTCTAAATGTAGGAAAACAAGATTTATTCATATATACTGGTGCGGGATTTGAAAATTGGATAGATGATTTTTTGAGTAAGGTTGATAAGAGTAAAGTATCAATAATAAATTCTTCCAGAGGAGTTAGCCTTTTAACCTACAATGATAAAAATTCGAAAAGCTATGGACAGAAGAATCCATACTATTGGATGGATATAGATAATTACAGAACAATGCTTCTAAATATAAAAAATGCTATAGAAGAAAAAGATCCTAAAAATAGAAATGAATATGAAACTAATTTTAGAAATTCTATTAAAAATGTAGATGAATATGGAAACATTATAAAAGACATTACTAGTAAAATGAGTGAATATACGGTTATTACTGATACGGATAGATTTGATTATTTGTTAAAAAGTCAAAACCTGAAAAGTATAAAATTTTATAGAAATGATCAAGGAAATATTTCCCCTGAAGATAATCAAAGAGTATCAACGGAAAAGGATAGTGGAAGAAAATTATGTTTTATATATGATGATGATAAAGATTTGCAGCAAAATAAAGATATAATAGATAGATATGGTATACAGCCAATAAAGCTTACAGTCTATAACCCTAATATGAGTTATATTGATATGCTGAAGAGCAATATAGAAAGCTTTAAAAATGCTGCAAAATAA
- a CDS encoding zinc ribbon domain-containing protein — protein sequence MFFIGIFGMGTKEVDIRTINNMICKSCGRMTSYKLVKTYNYFQLFFIPIFRWGEKYYLVSKCCGSLFELSEEEGQNLEKGKDSVLSNLNITIVEDKSQCGKLICHSCGKEVDESFEFCPYCGIKLK from the coding sequence ATGTTTTTTATAGGCATATTTGGAATGGGAACTAAAGAAGTGGATATAAGAACTATAAATAATATGATTTGCAAATCCTGTGGAAGAATGACTTCCTATAAGCTCGTAAAAACTTATAATTATTTTCAATTATTTTTTATTCCTATTTTTAGATGGGGAGAAAAATATTATTTAGTTTCAAAATGCTGTGGAAGTCTATTTGAATTATCGGAAGAAGAAGGGCAAAATCTAGAAAAGGGAAAAGATTCTGTTTTATCAAATTTAAATATTACTATAGTGGAAGATAAATCACAATGTGGAAAACTTATATGTCACAGCTGTGGAAAAGAAGTAGATGAAAGCTTTGAATTTTGTCCATATTGTGGTATAAAGTTAAAATAG
- a CDS encoding Tex family protein → MTNINESLSEEFKISIKQVDSVIEMLDEGSTVPFIARYRKERTGGLDDILLRNLNDRLIYLRNLEDRKETVIKAISDQDKLTDGLKEKIMNANTLTEVEDLYRPYKQKKRTRATIATEKGLKPLAEVIFTGEFNGNIEEYAKQFINEEKGVKNIEEAIYGAKDIISEIISDEAEYRKWIRALVEKEGIIETSGSSEEPTPYEMYYDYKEAVSKIPPHRILAINRGEKEKILSVKISCDEDKIIDYLKNRCLKANNNTDKYIEESVKDSLKRLIYPSVEREVRSELFEIGEDSAIDIFKANLKALLMQSPIKGKAVLGYDPGFRTGCKIAVLDETGKLLDTATVYATAPQNDVEGAIKLLKSLVYKHNVGMISLGNGTASRESEEVVARLIKEVKAEKNMDLYYVIVSEAGASVYSASELASKEYPDVNVSLRGAISIGRRLQDPLAELVKIDPKSIGVGQYQHDVTPKKMDESLRGVVEDCVNSVGVDLNIATPSLLSYVSGININIAKNIVDYREEKGKFNSRKELLKVKRLGPKAYEQCAGFLRVMESIEALDNTAVHPESYKAVKELLDMLGYTEDDIKEGKLADIDNKIKFIEIEKLAEKLQVGVPTLSDIVKEIKKPGRDPREEMPKPVLKTGIIDISQLKPDMLLTGTVRNVADFGAFVDIGVHQDGLVHISQLSDKFVKHPLDVVKVGDIVEVRVLEIDGKRNRISLTMKK, encoded by the coding sequence ATGACAAATATTAATGAAAGTCTTTCAGAAGAGTTTAAAATAAGTATAAAACAGGTAGATAGTGTTATTGAAATGTTGGATGAAGGTAGTACAGTGCCTTTTATAGCAAGATATAGAAAAGAAAGAACTGGTGGTCTGGATGATATTTTACTGAGAAATCTTAATGATAGACTTATATATCTTAGAAACCTAGAAGATAGAAAGGAAACAGTAATAAAAGCTATTTCAGATCAGGATAAATTAACAGATGGGTTAAAAGAAAAGATTATGAATGCCAATACTTTAACAGAAGTAGAGGATTTATATAGACCATATAAACAAAAGAAAAGAACAAGAGCAACCATAGCTACAGAAAAGGGATTAAAGCCACTGGCAGAAGTTATTTTTACCGGAGAGTTTAATGGTAATATTGAAGAGTATGCTAAGCAATTTATTAATGAAGAAAAGGGTGTCAAAAATATAGAGGAAGCTATATATGGAGCAAAGGATATAATAAGTGAAATTATTTCCGATGAAGCAGAGTATAGAAAGTGGATAAGAGCTTTAGTTGAAAAAGAAGGAATTATTGAGACTAGTGGAAGCAGTGAAGAGCCTACACCTTATGAAATGTATTATGATTACAAAGAAGCTGTAAGCAAGATTCCTCCTCATAGAATTTTAGCTATAAATAGGGGGGAAAAGGAAAAGATTTTATCTGTAAAAATAAGCTGTGATGAGGATAAGATAATAGATTATCTAAAGAATAGGTGTTTAAAGGCAAATAATAATACAGATAAATACATAGAGGAAAGTGTAAAGGATTCTTTAAAGAGACTTATATATCCTTCTGTAGAAAGGGAAGTCAGATCAGAATTGTTTGAAATAGGTGAGGATAGCGCCATAGATATATTTAAGGCCAATTTAAAAGCACTTTTAATGCAGTCACCTATAAAGGGAAAGGCAGTTCTGGGATATGACCCTGGCTTTAGAACAGGTTGTAAAATTGCAGTGTTAGATGAAACTGGAAAACTTTTAGATACTGCAACAGTTTATGCCACTGCTCCTCAAAACGATGTAGAGGGAGCTATAAAATTATTAAAATCACTTGTATATAAACATAATGTGGGCATGATATCCCTCGGAAATGGAACGGCCAGTAGAGAGTCTGAAGAAGTAGTGGCAAGACTTATAAAAGAAGTCAAAGCTGAGAAAAATATGGATTTATACTATGTTATAGTTTCAGAAGCTGGAGCTTCTGTTTATTCAGCTTCAGAGCTTGCAAGCAAGGAATATCCTGATGTAAATGTATCCTTAAGAGGAGCCATATCTATTGGAAGAAGATTACAGGATCCCCTTGCGGAACTGGTAAAAATAGATCCTAAATCCATAGGGGTAGGGCAGTATCAGCATGATGTGACTCCTAAAAAAATGGATGAATCCCTAAGAGGTGTGGTAGAGGACTGTGTTAATAGTGTAGGAGTAGATCTAAATATAGCAACACCTTCACTACTTTCCTATGTATCAGGAATTAATATCAATATAGCTAAAAATATAGTTGATTATAGAGAAGAAAAAGGTAAATTTAACAGCAGAAAAGAGCTTTTAAAAGTTAAGCGACTGGGACCTAAAGCCTATGAGCAATGTGCTGGCTTTTTAAGAGTTATGGAAAGTATAGAAGCACTGGACAATACTGCAGTACATCCGGAATCCTATAAAGCTGTTAAGGAACTTCTAGACATGTTGGGTTATACAGAGGATGATATTAAAGAGGGAAAACTTGCAGATATAGATAATAAAATTAAATTTATTGAAATAGAAAAGCTTGCAGAAAAATTACAAGTAGGAGTTCCAACCCTATCAGATATAGTTAAAGAAATAAAGAAACCTGGAAGAGATCCAAGAGAGGAAATGCCAAAACCGGTGCTTAAAACAGGAATAATTGATATTAGCCAGCTTAAACCAGATATGCTGCTTACAGGTACAGTAAGGAATGTAGCAGATTTTGGTGCTTTTGTTGATATTGGAGTCCATCAGGATGGACTTGTACATATTAGCCAGCTTTCAGACAAATTTGTAAAACATCCTTTAGATGTAGTAAAGGTGGGAGACATTGTGGAAGTTAGAGTTTTAGAAATCGATGGTAAGAGAAATAGGATATCTCTTACCATGAAAAAATAA
- a CDS encoding tyrosine-type recombinase/integrase — MKGTVRKYIHKDGTVTWGYLVYMGVDENDKKKYKRKRGFKKQKECEAALAKFITEIEKGTAVNNDKMTVKDYLEYWLETYPKNNCQPATYKRYEFFCRDIVCGLGNYKLTKLNPLLIQKFYEDLKNGTIKEQLKKQKLSELQAIYDKALKNSKEAKTLKDKLNKLKEQPIQGVSNNTIIKTHRMFHLALKHAQKWQLIFVNPCDLATPPTSDPIEMKYWEPDDISMYLDILKDDFLYPIIYLAAHTGLREGELCALKWEDFDIIEKTLTVNKTLQRINSVLKPKITKTKKSTRIVTLFDSTAKFLKTLKNKDKALKLETGLELEYIFHWEDGRPIDPNYVSKKFPFILSGHKIPQIRFHDLRHTHATLLRKLKVDAKVISERLGHADVAFTLKTYTHVNTEMQREEVAKAEDFL; from the coding sequence ATGAAAGGAACTGTGAGGAAATATATCCATAAAGATGGAACCGTAACTTGGGGTTACTTAGTCTATATGGGTGTAGATGAAAATGACAAGAAAAAATATAAAAGAAAGCGAGGTTTTAAAAAACAAAAAGAATGTGAAGCTGCACTGGCAAAATTTATTACTGAAATTGAAAAAGGTACTGCAGTAAACAATGATAAAATGACAGTTAAAGATTATTTGGAATATTGGCTTGAAACTTATCCTAAAAATAATTGTCAACCAGCAACATATAAAAGATATGAATTCTTTTGTAGGGATATCGTTTGCGGTTTAGGTAATTATAAGCTTACAAAGCTTAATCCTTTGTTAATTCAAAAGTTTTATGAAGATTTAAAAAACGGTACTATAAAAGAGCAATTAAAAAAACAAAAATTATCTGAATTACAGGCTATTTATGATAAGGCATTAAAGAATTCCAAAGAAGCTAAGACTTTAAAAGATAAGTTAAATAAACTTAAAGAACAGCCAATACAAGGCGTATCTAATAATACTATAATCAAAACACATAGAATGTTTCACCTCGCATTAAAACACGCTCAAAAATGGCAGCTTATCTTTGTTAATCCATGTGATTTAGCTACACCACCTACAAGTGATCCAATTGAAATGAAATACTGGGAACCTGACGACATTAGTATGTATTTAGACATTTTAAAAGATGATTTTTTATACCCAATTATATATTTAGCTGCTCATACAGGATTACGTGAGGGTGAACTTTGCGCTCTTAAATGGGAAGATTTTGATATAATAGAAAAAACACTTACAGTTAACAAAACATTACAAAGAATAAATAGTGTGCTAAAACCAAAGATAACTAAAACTAAAAAATCAACTAGGATTGTTACTTTATTTGATAGCACAGCCAAATTTTTAAAAACATTAAAAAATAAAGATAAAGCCCTTAAATTAGAAACAGGACTTGAATTAGAATATATATTTCACTGGGAAGATGGAAGACCAATAGATCCGAACTATGTATCTAAAAAATTCCCATTTATATTATCTGGCCATAAGATACCTCAAATTAGATTCCACGATCTAAGACATACTCATGCCACTTTACTAAGGAAATTAAAAGTTGATGCTAAAGTAATAAGTGAGAGATTAGGTCATGCTGATGTAGCTTTTACCTTAAAAACATACACACATGTAAATACAGAAATGCAAAGAGAAGAAGTTGCTAAGGCAGAAGATTTTTTATAA
- a CDS encoding HD-GYP domain-containing protein yields the protein MKISLDKTIRAMAIALDLAEISSVKDSIIIEDISNINFSKHNYLNHSKRTTYISLKLGEQLGLSEIFMKELYISSLLHDIGASNFLKESHITNTFILDHCKNGSQIIENFPIFSNISPVILYHHENFDGSGAMGLKENEIPLASQIIRLSDLVELLYNEEDPSFTQRAKIIEWVKLNANSIFSQNLVNVFLSIAEKDIFWFDIENISFMDFILDNISPKLDISLDLHQFEKIAYILASIIDNKSSFTAKHSRGIANLSWMVSQHIGYSEEKCLEMKIAGLLHDIGKLAIPNSILDKTGELTKDEFSIIKSHVYYTKIILDRIEDIKDISEWASNHHEKLDATGYPRKLENFTLSNEAKILCACDIYQALTEDRPYRNGLDSSMAFSILDGMTSEGLVCKNALAQLKGTLSENIF from the coding sequence ATGAAGATAAGTTTAGACAAAACCATAAGAGCAATGGCCATTGCATTGGACCTAGCTGAAATAAGTTCAGTAAAAGATTCAATAATAATCGAAGATATATCAAATATAAATTTCTCAAAACATAACTACTTAAACCACTCCAAAAGAACTACATATATTTCATTAAAATTGGGAGAACAATTAGGTCTTTCTGAAATTTTCATGAAGGAGTTATATATATCTAGCCTTCTGCATGATATTGGTGCATCAAATTTTTTGAAGGAAAGTCATATAACAAATACATTTATTTTAGACCATTGTAAAAATGGTTCTCAAATAATAGAAAACTTTCCTATATTCAGTAATATAAGTCCAGTAATATTATACCATCATGAAAATTTTGATGGTAGTGGTGCTATGGGATTAAAAGAAAATGAAATTCCATTAGCTAGCCAAATTATCAGACTTTCTGATTTAGTGGAACTTCTCTATAATGAAGAGGATCCATCCTTTACACAAAGAGCTAAGATTATTGAATGGGTTAAATTAAATGCTAATTCTATTTTTTCTCAAAATTTAGTTAATGTTTTCTTATCTATTGCTGAAAAAGATATATTTTGGTTTGATATAGAAAACATATCTTTTATGGATTTTATTTTAGATAATATTTCTCCAAAGCTAGATATATCTCTTGATCTACATCAATTTGAAAAAATAGCCTATATTTTAGCCAGTATAATTGATAATAAAAGTTCCTTTACTGCTAAACATTCAAGGGGAATTGCAAACCTATCCTGGATGGTATCACAGCATATTGGATACTCAGAAGAAAAATGTTTAGAAATGAAAATAGCCGGCCTTCTTCATGACATTGGTAAATTAGCTATTCCAAATAGCATATTGGATAAAACCGGTGAGCTCACAAAAGATGAATTTTCAATTATTAAATCACATGTATATTATACTAAAATAATCTTAGATAGAATAGAAGATATAAAAGATATAAGCGAGTGGGCATCTAATCACCATGAGAAATTAGATGCTACTGGTTATCCAAGAAAATTAGAGAATTTTACTCTTTCTAATGAAGCGAAAATTCTCTGTGCCTGTGACATATATCAGGCGCTAACAGAGGATAGGCCCTATAGAAATGGTTTAGATAGTTCTATGGCATTCTCAATTCTTGATGGTATGACAAGCGAAGGCCTAGTATGTAAAAATGCATTGGCACAATTAAAAGGTACTTTAAGTGAAAATATTTTTTAA